A window of the Deinococcus gobiensis I-0 genome harbors these coding sequences:
- a CDS encoding YdgA family protein yields MTQPNPLRTRRAARRRSPWPALALGAALLVGAYAGATAVFSGRAQAITQDFGRGLAAQVNSSGVATLSETGYRKGLTDSTQTLTLTLKETPSDSGRPLTLLITNHIRHGPLPGLRGVGQATVDTTFRFADAGMQAEYEKLFPGEKPAIHTLVGLAGSTESRVTVPQGQTTQEGQTVTWKALGGTVRVEGGRTSTDLGWPGLTSAGPEGKADFSGFRLAGTTQRSGPDDQLGTGDMAFTADRLSFSGEDQEVSLGGLKVASQTTRSGDFYDAALKYGVAEVKVAGTDLKNVQLDLGLRHLDRAALQRLLAVSREVQNGARAGATPDLTDAQTRELEAAGLALLRGSPKLTLDRLSVTEPGGEIVLTGEASAQRLAEQLAQGGAEDLRRMAAVPAALMGLLDLRLEGRAPRQAIEDLAALGGGAGDLTQTLEGLVGGGYVREAGGQLSTELKLTDGRLTLNGQALGE; encoded by the coding sequence ATGACGCAGCCCAATCCTCTCCGCACCCGCCGCGCCGCCCGCCGCCGTTCGCCCTGGCCCGCCCTGGCGCTCGGGGCCGCCCTGCTGGTCGGGGCCTATGCCGGGGCCACCGCCGTCTTTTCGGGGCGCGCGCAGGCCATCACCCAGGACTTCGGCCGGGGACTGGCCGCGCAGGTCAATTCGTCGGGGGTCGCCACCCTGAGCGAGACCGGCTACCGCAAGGGCCTGACCGACAGCACCCAGACCCTGACCCTGACCCTCAAGGAGACGCCTTCGGATTCAGGCCGACCTCTGACCCTGCTCATCACCAATCACATCCGGCACGGGCCGCTGCCAGGACTGCGTGGCGTGGGGCAGGCCACGGTAGACACCACCTTCCGCTTTGCCGACGCCGGCATGCAGGCCGAGTACGAGAAGCTGTTTCCCGGCGAGAAACCGGCGATCCATACCCTGGTGGGGCTGGCCGGCAGCACCGAGAGCCGCGTGACCGTGCCGCAGGGGCAGACGACCCAGGAGGGCCAGACGGTGACCTGGAAGGCGCTGGGCGGCACCGTGCGGGTGGAGGGCGGGCGCACGAGCACCGACCTGGGCTGGCCCGGCCTGACCTCGGCCGGCCCGGAGGGAAAGGCGGACTTCAGCGGCTTCAGGCTCGCGGGCACCACGCAGCGCAGCGGCCCGGACGACCAGCTCGGTACGGGCGACATGGCCTTCACGGCCGACCGCCTCAGTTTCTCGGGAGAGGATCAGGAGGTCTCTCTCGGCGGCCTGAAGGTGGCGTCGCAGACCACCCGGAGCGGCGACTTCTACGACGCGGCGCTGAAGTACGGCGTGGCCGAGGTGAAGGTGGCCGGGACCGACCTGAAGAACGTGCAGCTCGACCTCGGCCTGCGCCACCTCGACCGCGCGGCGCTGCAGCGGCTTCTCGCCGTGTCGCGTGAGGTCCAGAACGGCGCGCGCGCCGGGGCGACGCCGGACCTGACCGACGCGCAGACCAGGGAACTGGAGGCGGCCGGGCTGGCGCTGCTGCGGGGCAGCCCGAAACTCACGCTGGACCGCCTGAGCGTCACCGAGCCGGGCGGCGAGATCGTCCTGACCGGCGAGGCCTCGGCGCAGCGGCTGGCCGAGCAGCTCGCGCAGGGGGGCGCCGAGGACCTGCGCAGGATGGCCGCCGTGCCCGCCGCCCTGATGGGCCTGCTCGACCTCCGCCTCGAAGGCCGCGCGCCCCGGCAGGCGATCGAGGACCTGGCGGCGCTGGGGGGCGGCGCGGGCGACCTCACCCAGACCCTCGAAGGTCTGGTGGGCGGAGGCTACGTGCGCGAGGCGGGCGGTCAGCTCTCGACCGAGCTGAAGCTCACGGACGGGCGACTCACGCTCAACGGGCAGGCGCTGGGCGAGTAG
- a CDS encoding Rrf2 family transcriptional regulator, producing MRLSATDVYAFQALGFLGLQDAGRWVASEEISEATGIHRPYLVRILAALSAKGVVKSKKGIGGGYALARKPQLISLCEVVRAIDGPVAPLSCISLNWHEACPEEGRCHVRATVYTRMRDAMLAVLQEFSVDDLVQDARQGVGYGHCLGHLLKPGA from the coding sequence ATGCGCCTTTCCGCCACCGACGTGTACGCCTTTCAGGCGCTGGGCTTCCTGGGGCTACAGGACGCCGGGCGCTGGGTCGCCAGCGAGGAGATCAGCGAGGCGACGGGCATCCACCGGCCCTACCTCGTGCGGATTCTCGCGGCGCTTTCGGCCAAGGGCGTCGTCAAGAGCAAGAAGGGCATCGGCGGGGGCTACGCGCTGGCGCGCAAGCCGCAGCTCATCTCACTGTGCGAGGTCGTGCGGGCCATCGACGGCCCCGTGGCGCCGCTGTCGTGCATCAGCCTGAACTGGCACGAGGCCTGCCCCGAGGAGGGCCGCTGCCACGTACGCGCCACCGTATATACCCGCATGCGCGACGCCATGCTGGCCGTGTTGCAGGAGTTCAGCGTGGACGACCTCGTGCAGGATGCCCGGCAGGGCGTGGGCTACGGCCACTGCCTGGGACACCTGCTCAAGCCGGGGGCCTAG